In Nicotiana tabacum cultivar K326 chromosome 21, ASM71507v2, whole genome shotgun sequence, one DNA window encodes the following:
- the LOC107826179 gene encoding uncharacterized protein LOC107826179 isoform X2, whose amino-acid sequence MLGCEEMRILERQRAIFERLYQCHQQLSSLPNQNLAQLNSLISEHKMDCNQVQNFPSKIDPQMDGNSPSLNMFGSEQKNWAGSNFTNNSLELARQSLSTLSNSSITRTSTKKRKTEFYEEDDCKARKLEGEAGKVKSEITVKSEKENSGNNSKENSKISEVKKLDYIHVRARRGQATDSHSLAERARREKISKKMKCLQDLVPGCNKVIGKAGMLDEIINYVQSLQKQVEFLSMKLAASNLNTDNLVAKEFPSQMANFANPACLQNNLFQQQQGSSIGVATMLPQRREDCLMSFPEAFLDSSHVPAVQQLPNFENDLQCLFGIRFQ is encoded by the exons ATGTTAGGCTGCGAGGAAATGAGAATTCTTGAAAGGCAAAGAGCTATTTTTGAACGTCTGTACCAGTGTCACCAGCAGCTTTCTTCTTTACCAAATCAAAATCTTGCTCAACTCAACAGTTTAATTAGTGAACATAAAATGGACTGCAATCAAGTTCAGAATTTTCCCAGCAAGATTGATCCACAAATGGACGGGAATTCACCTAGCTTGAACATGTTTGGAAGTGAGCAAAAAAATTGGGCAGGCTCTAATTTTACCAATAATTCTCTGGAATTGGCTCGTCAATCTTTATCTACACTTTCAAATTCATCAATTACAAGAACTTCAACcaagaagagaaaaacagag TTTTATGAGGAAGATGATTGTAAAGCCAGAAAACTTGAAGGAGAAGCAGGGAAAGTGAAATCAGAGATCACAGTGAAAAGTGAAAAGGAGAATTCAGGGAACAATTCAAAGGAGAATTCCAAGATTTCAGAGGTTAAAAAACTTGATTATATTCATGTCAGAGCACGACGCGGTCAAGCTACTGATAGCCACAGCTTAGCTGAGAGA GCAAGAAGGGAGAAAATAAGCAAGAAGATGAAATGCTTACAAGATTTAGTACCAGGTTGCAACAAAGTGATTGGCAAGGCAGGGATGTTAGATGAAATAATCAATTATGTTCAATCTCTTCAAAAACAAGTGGAATTTCTTTCTATGAAACTTGCTGCTTCTAATTTGAACACTGATAACTTAGTTGCAAAGGAGTTTCCATCTCAAATGGCCAATTTTGCAAATCCAGCATGTTTACAAAACAACctttttcaacaacaacaaggaagcAGTATTGGTGTTGCCACAATGTTACCACAAAGAAGAGAAGATTGTTTGATGTCATTCCCAGAAGCTTTTCTTGATTCTTCACATGTTCCT
- the LOC107826179 gene encoding uncharacterized protein LOC107826179 isoform X1: protein MLGCEEMRILERQRAIFERLYQCHQQLSSLPNQNLAQLNSLISEHKMDCNQVQNFPSKIDPQMDGNSPSLNMFGSEQKNWAGSNFTNNSLELARQSLSTLSNSSITRTSTKKRKTEQFYEEDDCKARKLEGEAGKVKSEITVKSEKENSGNNSKENSKISEVKKLDYIHVRARRGQATDSHSLAERARREKISKKMKCLQDLVPGCNKVIGKAGMLDEIINYVQSLQKQVEFLSMKLAASNLNTDNLVAKEFPSQMANFANPACLQNNLFQQQQGSSIGVATMLPQRREDCLMSFPEAFLDSSHVPAVQQLPNFENDLQCLFGIRFQ from the exons ATGTTAGGCTGCGAGGAAATGAGAATTCTTGAAAGGCAAAGAGCTATTTTTGAACGTCTGTACCAGTGTCACCAGCAGCTTTCTTCTTTACCAAATCAAAATCTTGCTCAACTCAACAGTTTAATTAGTGAACATAAAATGGACTGCAATCAAGTTCAGAATTTTCCCAGCAAGATTGATCCACAAATGGACGGGAATTCACCTAGCTTGAACATGTTTGGAAGTGAGCAAAAAAATTGGGCAGGCTCTAATTTTACCAATAATTCTCTGGAATTGGCTCGTCAATCTTTATCTACACTTTCAAATTCATCAATTACAAGAACTTCAACcaagaagagaaaaacagag CAGTTTTATGAGGAAGATGATTGTAAAGCCAGAAAACTTGAAGGAGAAGCAGGGAAAGTGAAATCAGAGATCACAGTGAAAAGTGAAAAGGAGAATTCAGGGAACAATTCAAAGGAGAATTCCAAGATTTCAGAGGTTAAAAAACTTGATTATATTCATGTCAGAGCACGACGCGGTCAAGCTACTGATAGCCACAGCTTAGCTGAGAGA GCAAGAAGGGAGAAAATAAGCAAGAAGATGAAATGCTTACAAGATTTAGTACCAGGTTGCAACAAAGTGATTGGCAAGGCAGGGATGTTAGATGAAATAATCAATTATGTTCAATCTCTTCAAAAACAAGTGGAATTTCTTTCTATGAAACTTGCTGCTTCTAATTTGAACACTGATAACTTAGTTGCAAAGGAGTTTCCATCTCAAATGGCCAATTTTGCAAATCCAGCATGTTTACAAAACAACctttttcaacaacaacaaggaagcAGTATTGGTGTTGCCACAATGTTACCACAAAGAAGAGAAGATTGTTTGATGTCATTCCCAGAAGCTTTTCTTGATTCTTCACATGTTCCT